Below is a genomic region from Rosa chinensis cultivar Old Blush chromosome 5, RchiOBHm-V2, whole genome shotgun sequence.
ATTATGAGCATGCAAGTTTTGAAAGCCGATACCAGCTTCATCCcgaagcacaaaaaaaaaagagaggaagttTACAGTTGGACTAAAAGGAACAGAAAATATAATAATTGGTACAAACAATGAGTAACAAAATACAAATTATGATCAGTACAAGGCTTACAATAAGTCATAACTATTTTGAATAGGGAAGAGATATTGAAGTGTTTTTGGGTGTGGCTCTGTATATGATATGAACAAGGGTAAGCAATCATAATCGAGAAACTTTTTAAAGCCAAATAAGTTTAGTGATTATCTATCTATGAACTGTCTGGCACCCATTGGGGTAGGGTGAAGCTATTACAAACTTACATGAAACTACTCATATTATTCTGCATTACCTTCTAGTAGGTACAAGTGAAACATCAGAGCATCAGGCCAGAGTTAGCTTTATGGAGGAGATGATTGAGCAAGTGTTAGATCTGAAACCGACAAGGCTCCAGACTGATCAACATCAAGAGCATCAAACTCCTCCATTACAAGTCTAATATCTTCTTGATTAATCTTCCCCATCTCTTTGAGTTTATATATGACAAACTCAGCAGCCCTATGAAAAAGGAAGGAGGATGAAAACCATCAATTATATGTTATATACCCAATCATAGAGACCTTGATAAGAAACTATAATCAAATAAGTAAATAGAAAATAGGCCAATTTATAGTGCAAAAAAGAGTTTCAGATAACATTTAACCTACCCAACAACCCCATCATCATCAAGATCAGCTGCTTCCAAATCTACGTTGGTCATCGCACGAGTGAGAACAAATTTAACCAGTGCCCTTTGTTTATGCTGGGTGTTTAGCTCGGCAATGTAGAGCAAAAACTGAGCTAAACAGATAGTACTTGTCAATATCCAGAAAACCGCAAAAACACGCCCAGCTTCAGTTGAGAAGCTCTTATCTCCATATCCCAGGGTTGTGATGGTGGAACAAACGCAATAAAATGCATCCACAAGGTCCAATTTCTCAACAGTAGCTAGGAAGATCGTTCCAGAAATCATAAGTACCAAAAGAAGGATGAAGACTGTAATACATTTGTACCTCATACTATTAGTCTCAACTTCTTTAAGGACGTCAGTTTGACCAAATTTCTGATGCACATGCAAGGCTTTGATAAGCAATATTTCTTGTTTCTCTACCAAATAGTCTGCTGCTTTGGTCAAGATCAATCCAACGAGAGCCATTCCTGTGAAGACAAAAGCACAGGCGAGTAGTTTCGCTAGAGTGCTGTCAGGCACTAGGTCCCCATATCCGAGAGTAGTCATTGTCACAATACAGAAATAAACAGCATCAAGAATTCCATTTGTCTTCACTCCCTCGATCTGGTGCCTGACGAGGTAGAAGCATATAGTTCCCAATCCTAAGTAGACAGTCAAGAATATAGCTACTTTAACAAAACTCGGGTGTATAATAGATTCAGAACGTTGAACTGAGCCAATGCGGTTTGGCTCTAGAGGTGCATACTCAGCAAGAGGAGCACTTTTACAACGGCGAAATCCTCTACTCTTTGGAACATTGTTTGTCTTTTTTTGAGGTGAAGGATCTATGAGCCCTGGAAGCAAGGACTCTCGCACCCCATTCCTATCCATAACGATGACTCAGCAAATTACAACACCTGCATAGCCAGAAACCTTACCTCAATTCAACAATAACGTTTCAGCTTTATGTTTCAATCTTGAACCAATTAAACACCACTACTaggaagcatatatatatataaatcagtTCATGCAATTCTCCATCTTTTCTATACCCAATGAAGATTCATCAAACTAGTAAATTTTTAAGCAAATTTCAATTCAGAAAGATTAACACAAACAGTAAGACTAGAATTATATCAGCACCATCCAAATTTTAAACGAGTAGCATTACTTGACTGACGGAATAGTGACAATAAGTTCCAAGCTAGGTGAAGAGGCACTTACCAGAATAAGTAGGAGGTTTAATTTTCTGGACGATATGGTAGATCGACTCCCATCGCTGATGCTTCTTGTAACTATCACGTCGTCCTTTTGTTTTCTGTATTTGTCTGTCAGTCTGATCGGAGTCGTGCTAGGTAGTGCTCAGGAATGAGGCAGATTCCAGAGTCTTACAGAAAAAGGCGGAACGTGGCAGTGTGCGATCAGTGTGGACGTGTCGGTCTCCAAATGTTCTAAAAACTAAGAaaaatgtgtttatttatatattttgtctAGTAATAGACTTCTTGCAAGCGCGTGTAAAGtttgtttttaaaaaatatattttgcacagacttttttttttaacaattaaAGAAAATGCCAGTTCTTTTATAATTCAACCAGGTTATAAATAACGATCAGCTTCAATAGGATTGACAAAAGAATCATTATCTTAATAAACTCATTTTTTCAAGCTTTTAAGCCCAGCtagaattaaaaataaaaataaaaaattaaaaataaattaaaaaattacaaaccaaaCCCTAGCAAAATTTGAAACCCAAGCCCAATTAGAGGCCCAGACCAAACCAATTTTGCTAAAGGCACCTAAAGGAGTACCCACTATCCGAGTTTGTCGGACCTCTACCAAGAGAACCTAGCACATGTGTTTTTTGTTTCCTGTTAACTACGTACCCGTCCTCTCTTGCTACGCGTTGACACATGTCGCTCAAGAGTGCAATATAATTTTCGTGTTGCACATTACCTAATTCTTACCACATGCAAATATTATAAAATCGTGTATGTGCCTCTTGCAATTCACTAGTAAAACACATAAAATTTTGTACAAAAATATGCACCGGTGTATACAAATACATACAATTTTAATGGCTGGAACATATTAAGAGGCTAGGCTATCACGCATTTAAGTCTATTTATTATTAGAATGGtagaacaaaataaaaacatactTTTTAAGAGAAACTTTTATACATACCTATACATATAGGTATAATAAAGTCTACATGCTTCAATCAGCTCCATCTCAGCCATCCATTTATCAACAGTCGATGTTGCTCAAACTTGTGAGtacaacaaaagaacaaaacataAGATAGTGTCTTTGGTTTTCACTTTATAGTGAAAGGTATCTATCAAGTGAAGTACATACCATGAAATTAGATAATTCGCAACACCATTGCTCCAATTATTGGAAGAGTTCTGTAGCAAAAAGAAAGTACTAAATTCATTAATAGTATGATCTGACCAATTATAGCATATGAATCAACTCATTATATAATCACCTCAATATTATGCCTTAACTCCCCAATACGCTTGATGTAGAACTGTTAGGAGAAACACATAATTATTGTGTGGAGACTTCATAATGGTTCAATAATATGCATGCTTGCTATTGAGAAAATCAAATTTACAAGTAGAAAAACTGTTTTGTTCACCATGCTTTTGCCTCCTGCTCATGCATATTCAAAATtgtaaaagataaaaaaagtaAGTAAATTTTTGTGACCATTGAAGATGTAtgcaataaaataaacaaattatggATCATAATGAATAGCTAATGCGCAAAACTTTTCTCCAATTTCGTTTAATGTGACAAATATCATGTGTCATCAACTCTTTACGTGCGTTTTTGTAGCACCAACCGTAAGAATTTTactattaaaaacaaaatttgtATTCCCTGATTTTCAATTtaatagtcttttttttttgctttgttaaaattctttttcttttccttttttttttttttaggggaggACGtcaagtttttttgtttttggctttAAATATCTCCtccaatttcaaaaaaaattccattaacGCTCGAAGAAGAATGGAGGGAAAGCGGTCAAGAGGGAGGTCACAGCCCCGTCCCCGCCATTTGCTAACAAAAATCAAAGGTTCGCAGTTCCAATCcaaatcttcatcttcatcttcctctcaTTTCTAATCGCCAATTTCGTCTTTTGTTTGCCCAGAATTTACTCGGGCTCTTGTGAAAGATCTCAGCGACGGACGGTCACCGGAGATTCTCATCCATCGCTTCCGAAATTACTGCTCCAATCCCTCCGCAAATTGGTTCAATTCTCAGCTTACTCTCTCCATTTTCGCTTATAGCTTCAGAAGAATTTCTCAAGTTTTCACAGCAACCTcgttatttttcattttctttaccCTGATGTTTCTGGAAATGAACATTTTACCCTAATTTAGTACAACTTCTAGTGATGCTTAAGCGTTTGATGCTTGTTTGGGGCCAGTAAGCTCCGATTAGATCCAACACATTTGTAACTTTTCTGCTTTGAAAAGACCATGTATCTTAATAGTAATACAAAATTTAGTACATTGTTGTGCACAGCTTTTGTAGCTCTGATTTGCCGAAAGGGAAGGAGACGCTCACACTTCGGAAAGAAACCCATGTTCATAGATTAGGTAGGTTATGGTTGCTCTTGCTTTGGAAATGactcttttcatgttttatgtCTAGAATTATGATTTTGTTCTTAATATATAAGCAAACAGCTATTGATTTGAAGTGGAATAAGTACTCATCTTGCAAGTTTGATTGTCAGCAAGCGAAATATCATATGTGTTCCCGTCGTTGATAGTATGAGAACATAAATCAAACTATTCAATGCATGAGATATTGATTATGTGGTTCATCAATCTATTTCAGATGTTCTGCTTAGGGTTCTTGTAATTGTTCAGCAACTTCTGCAAGAAAACAGACATGGGTCTAAGAGAGATATCTATTACATGCACCCTTCTATATTTTCAGGTGAATATGAGTGACTTTGCTTTTTCAATGTCAAACCATGAATTTACTATTTAATTGACAAGATATAGTTCATATTCTTCTTTGTGAATTAAGTGGCCTTGTTAATGCATTACATTTGGCAACTTGTCATGGGTGGGGATATTAAGGCATAGTGCCTGGTGCTGAGATATTGTGGAGCATAGTATgtaattggaaattcaatgtGCATTATGTTCTCCACCTCTCTAAATAAGTTATTCTCTGCTTCATTGACAATGCAGATCAGTCAGTTGTAGACCGTGCAATCAATGACATATGCATCCTTCTGCAGTGTAGTCGCCACAATTTGAATGTGGTGGGTACTTCTATAGTTGCCTAAACTCCTTTCATGGCTCTTTTGTGTATATTAAAGTGCTCTGATGACTTGAATAGTTATATCTGGTTTTggccaaagaaaagaaacaagttGTATATTGTGATGTTAGCCTGAATGACATCTAGGTTGAGTAATGTTTTTCAGTTTTTGTATGATCAGTAGGAGTATTCTCTGTCCTTAGATGTCCATACAATGttctttataattttataaGGCTTTGTACAGATTTTGTGGTATTTACTTCATGTTGCTTCCTTTTTGCAGGTGTCTGTAGGAAAGGGGTACGTTTGAAAACTTTTGCTTGATTCTTTGGGGACAAGAGGATGATACAGTACATCACTAATTGGTTTTGCAAAACTGTGACTAATGTACTTATCATTTATGCTTATAATGATCTTAGTCTGTTAAATACATCATTAATGTTGGGTAATCTGCTAGCTTCCTATGGTAGCAATGGCACACTCTGTTACATCAGtgtgcttttttcttttggtctgaaTTGGTGCAGTACTTTTCAGCATTTCTCAGCATGTAGTGTTGGTGAAGTTAACAATTTTACACCATGATCAGTATTTATGCGCTGCTCAAGTCATAATACTAAGTTACTAACTGAACTGTTTATCTCATCATAGGTTGGTAATGGGCTGGTTAAGGTTCGCAGAGGCTGGAAACATGTTTGATTGCATAAATAGACCAAACACTGTAagaatggctcatggtcttttGTTTCTCATTCATGAATTGATTTAATGGCAGCATTGTCTTTAGCTGTGTTTGAACTTTAAGATTTTGCATCTGGTTCACATACAGGCTTACCCTGTTCCAGTTCATGTTGAAGAGGTCAAAGGTATCCAGATGCTTAAGAATTTAAGAGAGAACAGTTAAAAATTTTCATGCCTAATATCAACAGGAATTAGATGTTGTAACATTGCAAATGTGTTGCTATTCACATAATCAAGCTTAAGTGCTATCTTAGAGTAAACACATTCTGAGACCTTTAATTGTAACCTGCAGATATTGTTAGTGTTGCCCAGTACATACTTGTTGTGGAAAAAGAATCAGGTAATTAATGTTTTTTTATGACCCTTATGCTTTAGGTGGATAGTATTTGATATCATAGTCTCTTTATCAACAAACCATTACATTTTATCTTTAACTACAGTTTTTCAACGATTGGCAAATGACCAGTTTTGTAACACAAACCACTGCATTGTCATCACTGTAAGCATGCCCCTTAGTCTTATCGATCCTCTTCTGGAAAATAACTTTAATTCATCCTTGAAACAGCCTTTTTCATATTGGgctcttttttttccttgtagGGACGTGGATATCCTGATATTTCCACAAGAAGGTAGAGTCCTTTTACAATTGTTAAATGGGAGCAGGGAGTGCCTTTCTATGCTGTTTGCATTTGCCTTTCCCTTATGTCTATTTACTTTATATACCTTCTGTTGATATTTTCCAGGTTTTTGGGGCTCCTTGTTGATACTTTACATATCCCTGTCTATTGCTTGGTAGATTGTGATCCCTACGGTTTTGACATCTTGTCCACATATCGGTTTGGTTCTCTGGTTAGGCCTTCTGATCAATCTATGAACTTGTTCTCTAAGTTAACAAAGTTAAGGTGCATGTGAACTTGTGAACTGACAAGAAATACTGCATGATCAATTTTTTTGTAGACTTTTAGTGTGTTGTAATTAAAACCAAGTTATTGTCCAACTTTATTAACCCGTTCTGTTCTTATGCAAGCAAATGGCGTATGATGCAAAATTTCTACGGGTCCCTGAGATAATCTGGCTTGGAGCCTTCCCTTTGGACTCTGAGAAGTACCATCTTCCACACCAGTGTCTCCTTCCTTTGACTGCAGAAGGTGAGAGAGATGGTGCTTTAGATTGGCATTGCAATTTTTGTAACCATTCTGAGGTTTCCTTATATCTTGTCAGACAAGAGGAAAACTGAAGCCATGTTACAGAGATGCTACTTAGAAAGAGAAGTGCCACAGTGGAGGTAAGACTAATattaactttattatttcatcTCTAATATGACAGGATTAAATCTTCATAAATTTCTGCTGTGTTATTCCTTTCCGATGAAAGATTGGAGCTACAGTTGATGCTGGAAAGAGGCGTGAAATTTGAGCTAGAAGCATTGTCTGTGCATGAACTTTCCTTTTTGTCGACCGAGTACATACCATCAAAAATTCAAGGTGGATTGCTCATCTAACATCTGCTTAATCTGTATGTGCTAGCTTGTCAGTAAAATGAAATGATTGGAATCAACTTTTTTTTCACCATAATCATCGCTACGGGAGTCATGGGACAAGCAATGCTCCACAAACAAAATGGCTAAGAGCCTTAGAAATTACTCGtgtaaattttcattttcaattgttCTATGGTGAATAACTGAATATCGATCATTGTTACGTTTTTTTACATGAATTTGTAGCATAAGCAGAATGAAATAGTAGCCCTACCTCCTTCAAACAATCCCATACACTAGTTCTTTCTTGTCTGAATCGATTTttgatatatgatatatatgcatgtatggATGTTTATAACCCGAAGTCTGCCTTGTGTAGTAAggtagaaaaagaaataaaaggtaGTGCAGCTGTCATTAATTTGCAACAGCTATAGGTAAATCTAATTTGTAATTCTTTGAACAAATTACAgctattaaaaagaaaagaatgctTATATGGTGAATACCATCATTCTTACTTTTTTTTACATTAAATAGCAGCAGCTGATTGTTGCCTATGCAGAATGAAATTATGTAGGGCTACTCTTAAAACAATCCCGTACACTAGTTCTTTCTTGTCTGAATCGATTATatgatatatatgcatgtatagATTTTTATAATGTGAGGGTAAGACAACCCAAACTCCATCTTGTGTAGTAAggtagaaaaagaaataaaaggtaGTCCAACTGTCAATAATTTGCAACAGAGTAAATCTAATTTTTAATTCTTTGACTGAATTACAGCTATTGTAAAGAAAATTCTCTTCTGCACTAATTTAAATAGGTCAAAATAAGGCCAAAACAACAAATGGAAAAATTTGATGCCGTTTGACAATTGGATGGGATTGGTAAAATTTCCAAATAGAGATTTTAGGGGTTTCATGAGAGATCTACATTACCCGTACCAGTATGGAAAGATATTAAGAgattataattacatataagaTAGTATAGAATCTATGGGGAATGCCTAAGGAATTAATgagaaatcatatatatataatgaataaAATCAAGCTGGGGCATGAATCTGCCCAAGTTATAGGACAGAAGACATGCATATAAATTGTATTCCATTCATATTTTTTTCCTCCTACTAAGACATCTGGTCAGAACTCAGAATAGTTGCTCTAATGGATTCTTCCTCTGCAAAAATGGTTAGACGGCTCGAATACCTTATcagtgttttttttgtttttttttgtttttgtttttgaatggtAGGGTTTTATTGAGAATCAAAGTGGTGCATCAATATTAGCTTCGCTAAGTGGTTCTAACCATGAAGGCATCGAAAGACTGCAGTATGAACTTAGCTATCAAATGTGGAACCAGATTCATTCAGATGATTTTGTTCTTTTGCAGACATGTGTTATGAATGCAAATATGGATTGCGAAAAATGTAGGTTAAAAGTCTATGAAGTCGTGATCAATGTCTATGGTATATATTGTTCTCTCTTGTCTTGCTATTAATAGTTAACTACCTGCAATTTATTTTAActgagattttttgtttttgtttttttttgtgttttcaaATTTAGGTGCTTATTCAATAGACATAGATGCAGAACAATCGATGGTAAAAGTTTCAGGCAAAGTAAATCCAAAGATAATTCTACAGGTGCTTGGAGGGAAACATGCCAAGGTAAAAAGTGTCAAGTTTGATAGTGAGGAACCGTCCATGGGGGGCGGTTATCCCCCTCCCCCTCCCCCTCTTCTTCCCCCATACGGAATGGGGCTGGGGCCCCATCCCTATTCCTATCCGAATGGAGGGCCATATGACTACCCCATGATGATGCCACCACTTCTGATGCtgccaccatcaccaccaccaccaccaccatcagtgGCAGCACAACCTCAACAAAAACCAACATTACTATTAGAAGCACCACCCCAGAATTCGGGGGCCACAGCACAACCACAAAATTCAGGAACGTCAGCACCACCAACCACTAATGTTGCAGAGGAGGCAGTGATACCCTCAGATAAGAAGTCTAAGCGTTGCGGCATCGTCAAGAATTGCAGCATTATGTGATGAGCTTGAAAAGGGTGCTGCCGATTTTCATTCTGAAGTTGACGTATAATAATTTTTGCTAGATCTCACTTCTCTTGGTGTTGATTTCTCCTTCATTTTGTAAAACTAGGTCTACTAGTATTCACTATTATTTCACTTATATATCATAGTATTGAATGAGCCATGCAAACTTTCATGTTCATTGTCGATCTTCCCACTCGATTCTTACTCCAAGTCTTATAAAAAAGCTTTCAATTTCAGAAATAATCCTACTTCTAACCAATTGTGCTTCCTATAATGCAGCAAACTAACAGCAACAATTGATGGGTAACATTATCCTTAACCATCTTGCTAAACATGATAGATAGTCCATGGCTGTGGAAAGGTGAATTGAGGGAAACGTTTAAACTAGGGTCAATAtgtatctttttattttctcataGGTGATAGATCGAGTTAACATCAAGTCGAGTTAAGGAATATGAGGAAAGAGAGAAAGGTTAGAAGAGAAGGCCTTAATGACTACAGAACAACTCAGCAATAACAAGTGAAGTTACCAGCTCCCACATCGATCAAGGTAGAAAAACGAAATAACAAGCTAGGTATTACAACGTTAgagccttttctttttttttgattaCCAAAACTTACAACGAGAAAGAACCACGATAAACAGCCCCTCCCAACTTATCCAAATGGAATGCTGAGCACATAGAAAGGAGCAGTGAGTAAAACCAAGTTCTAGGATTTGACTAGGGATGGCATTAAAACCCACGGGTACTTATTCCCTTTGGGTATTTGTTAATGGGTAATACCCATAGTATATGGATATGGGTATGGGTATGGGTAATTACAAAATACCCGTATAAAAATGGGTGGGGTATGGGTATACCCGTGGGTACCCAAATTTTACCCAAATACCCATATAAAATTGTAGACCacacccaaatttttttttttaattgagaactagtatttttcaaccaacatatgggacatttttataattttcttattctaaaaaagaaaaaaaaacagaaaacctatGCTGGGTGTtgcgatgactttgtgtggtctcggatgaggatctaaccgttggatcatcgtataattgtgaaaagttgGTTCAAAAGGCCATCTAtcaggatccgaccgttggatcatcgtataattttgagaggacgatcctaagggcgatccgtgaggatctgactgttggatcatggtataattgtgaaaagatgattcaaaaggcaacccgtgaggatccgaccgttggatcttcatataattttgagaggatgatcttaagggcgatccgtgagaatccgaccgttggatcaacgtataattatgaaaagacgattccaaaaggcgatccgtgaaaatccgaccgttggatcatcgtataattgtgaaaagaagattccaaaaggcgatccgtgagaatccgaccgttggatcatggtataattgtgaaaagaagattccaaaaggcgatccgtgagaatccgaccgttggatcatggtataattgtgaaaagacgattccaaaaggcgatccgtgagaatcgcacagttggatcatcgtataattgtgaaaagatgatttcaaaaggcgatccg
It encodes:
- the LOC112202883 gene encoding two-pore potassium channel 1, whose amino-acid sequence is MDRNGVRESLLPGLIDPSPQKKTNNVPKSRGFRRCKSAPLAEYAPLEPNRIGSVQRSESIIHPSFVKVAIFLTVYLGLGTICFYLVRHQIEGVKTNGILDAVYFCIVTMTTLGYGDLVPDSTLAKLLACAFVFTGMALVGLILTKAADYLVEKQEILLIKALHVHQKFGQTDVLKEVETNSMRYKCITVFILLLVLMISGTIFLATVEKLDLVDAFYCVCSTITTLGYGDKSFSTEAGRVFAVFWILTSTICLAQFLLYIAELNTQHKQRALVKFVLTRAMTNVDLEAADLDDDGVVGAAEFVIYKLKEMGKINQEDIRLVMEEFDALDVDQSGALSVSDLTLAQSSPP
- the LOC112202218 gene encoding meiotic recombination protein SPO11-1 isoform X1, translating into MEGKRSRGRSQPRPRHLLTKIKEFTRALVKDLSDGRSPEILIHRFRNYCSNPSANCFCSSDLPKGKETLTLRKETHVHRLDVLLRVLVIVQQLLQENRHGSKRDIYYMHPSIFSDQSVVDRAINDICILLQCSRHNLNVVSVGKGLVMGWLRFAEAGNMFDCINRPNTAYPVPVHVEEVKDIVSVAQYILVVEKESVFQRLANDQFCNTNHCIVITGRGYPDISTRRFLGLLVDTLHIPVYCLVDCDPYGFDILSTYRFGSLQMAYDAKFLRVPEIIWLGAFPLDSEKYHLPHQCLLPLTAEDKRKTEAMLQRCYLEREVPQWRLELQLMLERGVKFELEALSVHELSFLSTEYIPSKIQGAYSIDIDAEQSMVKVSGKVNPKIILQVLGGKHAKVKSVKFDSEEPSMGGGYPPPPPPLLPPYGMGLGPHPYSYPNGGPYDYPMMMPPLLMLPPSPPPPPPSVAAQPQQKPTLLLEAPPQNSGATAQPQNSGTSAPPTTNVAEEAVIPSDKKSKRCGIVKNCSIM
- the LOC112202218 gene encoding meiotic recombination protein SPO11-1 isoform X2, yielding MEGKRSRGRSQPRPRHLLTKIKEFTRALVKDLSDGRSPEILIHRFRNYCSNPSANCFCSSDLPKGKETLTLRKETHVHRLDVLLRVLVIVQQLLQENRHGSKRDIYYMHPSIFSDQSVVDRAINDICILLQCSRHNLNVVSVGKGLVMGWLRFAEAGNMFDCINRPNTAYPVPVHVEEVKDIVSVAQYILVVEKESVFQRLANDQFCNTNHCIVITGRGYPDISTRRFLGLLVDTLHIPVYCLVDCDPYGFDILSTYRFGSLQMAYDAKFLRVPEIIWLGAFPLDSEKYHLPHQCLLPLTAEDKRKTEAMLQRCYLEREVPQWRLELQLMLERGVKFELEALSVHELSFLSTEYIPSKIQDMCYECKYGLRKM
- the LOC112202218 gene encoding meiotic recombination protein SPO11-1 isoform X3 codes for the protein MEGKRSRGRSQPRPRHLLTKIKEFTRALVKDLSDGRSPEILIHRFRNYCSNPSANCFCSSDLPKGKETLTLRKETHVHRLDVLLRVLVIVQQLLQENRHGSKRDIYYMHPSIFSDQSVVDRAINDICILLQCSRHNLNVVSVGKGLVMGWLRFAEAGNMFDCINRPNTAYPVPVHVEEVKDIVSVAQYILVVEKESVFQRLANDQFCNTNHCIVITGRGYPDISTRRFLGLLVDTLHIPVYCLVDCDPYGFDILSTYRFGSLQMAYDAKFLRVPEIIWLGAFPLDSEKYHLPHQCLLPLTAEDKRKTEAMLQRCYLEREVPQWRLELQLMLERGVKFELEALSVHELSFLSTEYIPSKIQGFY
- the LOC112202218 gene encoding meiotic recombination protein SPO11-1 isoform X4, with protein sequence MEGKRSRGRSQPRPRHLLTKIKEFTRALVKDLSDGRSPEILIHRFRNYCSNPSANCFCSSDLPKGKETLTLRKETHVHRLDVLLRVLVIVQQLLQENRHGSKRDIYYMHPSIFSDQSVVDRAINDICILLQCSRHNLNVVSVGKGLVMGWLRFAEAGNMFDCINRPNTAYPVPVHVEEVKDIVSVAQYILVVEKESVFQRLANDQFCNTNHCIVITGRGYPDISTRRFLGLLVDTLHIPVYCLVDCDPYGFDILSTYRFGSLQMAYDAKFLRVPEIIWLGAFPLDSEKYHLPHQCLLPLTAEDKRKTEAMLQRCYLEREVPQWR